A stretch of Kyrpidia spormannii DNA encodes these proteins:
- a CDS encoding ATP-binding cassette domain-containing protein: protein MEVLSWYDNHQVLKGIHLSVKTHSITALIGPSGCGKSTFIRCLNCMHEVVPSVRMSGNIYIY, encoded by the coding sequence ATCGAAGTCTTATCGTGGTACGACAACCACCAAGTATTAAAAGGCATCCACCTGTCTGTCAAGACCCATTCCATCACCGCGCTGATCGGACCGTCGGGATGTGGGAAGTCGACGTTCATTCGTTGTCTCAATTGCATGCACGAGGTGGTGCCCAGCGTCAGAATGTCAGGTAATATTTACATCTACTGA
- a CDS encoding glycosyl hydrolase family 18 protein has product MQIHVVQRGESLWSISRRYGVALNQIAAANQLPDPNRLVPGLALVIPTPSPGPKPTIDVNAFTFQFSPAGAQEVRRHGRHLTYMSPFAYRIRSDGTLETIDDTALIQAAVATRVVPMMAITNFTSRELGTDRAHAVLSSTAVQDRLLNNIVAMMRNKGYRGLNIDFENVLPADRQAYNAFLQRAVNRLHAENYFVSTSLAPKTSGAQRGLLYEAHDYPAHGRIADFVVLMTYEWGYRLGPPRAISPVNLIRGVLDYAVSVIPRNKILMGFQIYARDWRIPHRPGMQAETISNQEAVRRAVQHGAVIQYDWTAQSPYFRYWDARGQGHEVWFEDARSAQAKFNLVKSYQLRGVSYWVLGYPFPQNWLLLEDNFTVRKR; this is encoded by the coding sequence ATGCAGATCCACGTGGTGCAGCGGGGGGAGAGCCTGTGGAGCATTTCCCGCCGATACGGGGTGGCGCTGAACCAAATCGCCGCTGCGAACCAATTGCCGGATCCCAACCGCCTGGTCCCCGGCCTGGCGCTGGTGATCCCCACCCCCTCCCCCGGCCCCAAGCCGACCATCGATGTGAACGCCTTTACCTTTCAATTCAGTCCCGCCGGCGCCCAGGAGGTTCGCCGGCACGGACGACACCTCACGTACATGTCACCCTTTGCGTATCGCATCCGCAGCGACGGTACTTTAGAGACGATCGACGATACGGCCCTGATTCAGGCTGCCGTCGCCACCCGGGTGGTGCCGATGATGGCCATCACCAATTTCACGTCCCGGGAGTTGGGGACGGACCGGGCCCATGCCGTGCTCAGCAGCACCGCCGTGCAGGACCGCCTGCTCAACAACATTGTGGCCATGATGAGGAACAAAGGCTACCGCGGACTGAACATCGATTTCGAAAATGTTCTCCCCGCGGACCGTCAGGCCTACAACGCCTTCCTCCAGCGGGCGGTCAACCGGTTGCACGCGGAGAACTATTTTGTCTCGACATCCCTGGCCCCAAAAACCAGCGGCGCCCAGCGGGGATTGTTGTATGAGGCCCACGACTACCCGGCTCACGGGCGGATCGCCGATTTTGTCGTGCTCATGACGTATGAATGGGGCTATCGCCTGGGGCCGCCCAGGGCCATCTCCCCCGTCAACCTGATCCGCGGTGTGCTCGACTACGCGGTATCGGTGATTCCGCGGAACAAGATTCTGATGGGCTTTCAAATCTACGCCCGGGATTGGCGGATTCCCCACCGGCCCGGGATGCAGGCGGAGACCATCAGCAACCAGGAAGCGGTGCGCCGGGCCGTGCAGCACGGTGCCGTCATCCAGTACGACTGGACCGCCCAGTCGCCCTATTTTCGCTATTGGGACGCCCGGGGTCAGGGCCACGAGGTGTGGTTCGAAGATGCCCGAAGCGCCCAGGCGAAGTTCAACCTGGTGAAAAGTTATCAATTGCGGGGCGTGAGTTACTGGGTGCTGGGCTACCCGTTTCCCCAGAACTGGCTTTTGTTGGAGGACAATTTTACTGTGCGGAAGCGCTGA
- a CDS encoding LysR substrate-binding domain-containing protein: MEYLNLRRLYVFQTVAKHLSFSRAADELYLSQPAVSQHIRLLEEYFDVELFEQSGKKIVLTEAGLYLKDAANQLFKQLEAIHQTVRDIRSHHIGSLKIAADTTAGAFVVPPFLHQFHDLYPRVNIKLDVGNRSMVLQRLVRREVDLAVMGYPRVPANLNADPFKDNPLVVIAPPDHPLTREANIPLDRLVEEPFLMRERGSGTRSTVEMFFDKHGLAPRITMELGSIAAIKEAVASGLGLSIVSEAAVRTELEVGKLTVLSVDHLPIMRKWYVVYADERSLSPFAKIFRNLLLNS; this comes from the coding sequence ATGGAATACCTCAACCTTCGCAGACTGTACGTCTTTCAAACGGTCGCCAAACACCTGAGTTTCTCCCGGGCGGCCGACGAACTGTACCTGAGCCAACCCGCTGTCTCCCAACATATTCGACTATTAGAAGAATATTTTGACGTCGAGCTCTTTGAGCAGTCGGGGAAAAAAATCGTCCTGACCGAAGCCGGTCTGTACCTGAAGGACGCGGCCAACCAGCTGTTCAAGCAGCTCGAAGCCATCCATCAGACGGTGCGGGACATCCGCAGCCATCATATCGGCAGTCTGAAAATCGCCGCGGATACGACGGCCGGAGCCTTTGTCGTCCCCCCTTTTTTGCACCAGTTTCACGACCTGTATCCGCGGGTCAACATCAAACTCGATGTCGGCAATCGCAGTATGGTCTTGCAACGCCTGGTTCGCCGGGAGGTCGATCTCGCGGTGATGGGCTATCCCAGGGTACCCGCCAACCTGAACGCCGATCCGTTCAAAGACAACCCCCTGGTCGTCATCGCACCACCCGATCATCCCCTGACCCGGGAGGCGAACATTCCCCTGGATCGGCTCGTGGAGGAACCGTTTCTCATGCGGGAGCGCGGTTCGGGAACCCGAAGCACGGTGGAGATGTTCTTTGACAAACACGGCCTGGCGCCCCGTATCACTATGGAGCTCGGGAGTATCGCCGCCATCAAGGAGGCGGTGGCTTCGGGACTCGGGCTCTCCATCGTCTCCGAGGCGGCGGTGCGAACGGAACTGGAGGTGGGAAAACTCACAGTCCTCTCCGTCGACCATTTGCCGATCATGCGAAAATGGTATGTGGTGTATGCCGATGAACGCAGCCTCTCCCCATTCGCAAAAATTTTCCGTAATTTACTGCTTAATTCATAA
- a CDS encoding helicase-related protein, producing the protein MIQWKTAMCTKNASSSGTSSGIAENIDVHCDWWEGRDRRRVDEDEADFQNLWEGDPKSLRIIPLPEAVQKLCTDASAEDLNLQTADMLINFDLGWNPIKIEQRIGRIDRIGQRHPEIFVVNLCYAGSEEEVVYGRLLQRLQQANLVVGSANVPVASAAG; encoded by the coding sequence TTGATTCAGTGGAAGACGGCTATGTGCACGAAAAATGCTTCATCCTCCGGGACGAGTTCGGGAATTGCCGAGAATATCGATGTTCATTGCGATTGGTGGGAGGGGCGGGACCGTAGGCGTGTGGACGAAGACGAGGCGGATTTTCAAAATCTGTGGGAGGGAGACCCGAAGAGTCTGCGGATCATACCATTGCCCGAAGCGGTCCAGAAGCTGTGTACCGACGCGTCGGCCGAGGACCTGAACCTCCAAACGGCCGACATGCTCATCAATTTTGACCTCGGATGGAACCCGATAAAAATCGAACAGCGCATCGGCCGGATCGACCGTATCGGCCAACGCCACCCGGAAATCTTTGTGGTCAATTTGTGTTATGCCGGAAGTGAAGAAGAGGTTGTTTACGGGCGGTTGTTACAGCGTCTGCAACAGGCCAATCTTGTCGTGGGCTCAGCAAATGTCCCTGTTGCCAGTGCAGCCGGATGA
- a CDS encoding alpha/beta fold hydrolase, with translation MKSIQSISRASDPAPSRGLAARPRPFRPMTRAKTIAMWAVGLCMLLTGCAPGDNAAVSSESKDKSKATTGAVVTHQHRIPCADPGIELYLKEKVLATGTAATPSPTKAVLFLEPFGVPTAEAFDLPGYSWMDHLARQGFDTWALDFRGFGQSTRPAAMTQPPNQNAPVVRLNDVLKDVDAAVNFIKTSRGVPSVDLIGWSYGGVAAGAYAAQHPENVHRVVLYGAMHGFQLPGMTQPMEEKPGVLKKDIPAYQLATFAMTMQHWNMMMNGRPLVSADAVEGAKKIFMESDPTAGDRNPPSVRRPMGPMVDLYAIWSNRPIFDAGKIQCPTLVVRGDSDFFADPTLFDKLTSAKEKKEVVIPEATHWAIYEKNRGVLLEETLKFLQAQ, from the coding sequence ATGAAATCGATTCAATCCATCTCCCGAGCTTCGGATCCCGCTCCCAGCCGGGGTCTGGCCGCCCGCCCCCGCCCCTTTCGCCCCATGACCCGGGCCAAAACGATCGCCATGTGGGCCGTCGGCCTCTGCATGCTGCTCACCGGATGCGCTCCCGGAGACAACGCCGCTGTCTCGTCAGAATCGAAAGACAAATCCAAGGCCACCACCGGCGCCGTCGTCACCCACCAGCACCGCATTCCTTGTGCGGATCCGGGCATCGAACTCTACTTGAAAGAAAAAGTCCTGGCAACCGGCACTGCGGCCACCCCATCCCCAACCAAAGCGGTCCTGTTCCTGGAGCCCTTCGGGGTGCCCACTGCCGAAGCCTTCGACCTCCCCGGGTATTCCTGGATGGACCATCTCGCTCGACAGGGATTCGACACCTGGGCATTGGATTTTCGCGGGTTCGGCCAATCCACCCGCCCCGCGGCCATGACCCAGCCGCCCAACCAGAATGCTCCCGTGGTTCGACTGAACGACGTCCTCAAAGACGTGGATGCCGCTGTCAACTTCATCAAGACCAGCCGGGGTGTGCCCTCGGTAGATCTCATCGGCTGGTCCTACGGCGGCGTGGCCGCCGGCGCCTACGCGGCCCAGCACCCGGAGAACGTTCACCGTGTGGTGCTCTACGGCGCCATGCACGGGTTCCAATTGCCCGGCATGACCCAACCCATGGAGGAGAAACCCGGCGTACTGAAAAAAGACATCCCGGCCTATCAATTGGCCACCTTCGCCATGACCATGCAGCATTGGAACATGATGATGAACGGCCGCCCCTTGGTCAGCGCCGACGCTGTGGAGGGGGCAAAAAAGATCTTTATGGAATCCGATCCCACTGCCGGGGACCGCAATCCTCCCTCGGTGCGCCGGCCCATGGGACCCATGGTGGACCTGTATGCCATCTGGTCCAACCGGCCCATTTTTGACGCCGGCAAAATCCAGTGCCCGACATTGGTGGTCCGGGGAGATTCCGACTTCTTTGCCGATCCCACGCTTTTTGACAAATTGACCTCCGCGAAAGAGAAAAAAGAAGTGGTTATTCCCGAGGCCACCCATTGGGCCATTTATGAGAAGAACCGCGGAGTTTTGCTGGAGGAGACGTTGAAATTTCTCCAGGCACAGTGA
- a CDS encoding phosphoglycerate kinase, which translates to MKATIRDVDVTHRRVFVRVDYNVPMKDGQITDDTRIRASLPTLEDLIQRGAKLILASHLGRPKGTADPAYSLAPVAAHLSRLLRRPVAFPGQVAGPEVADFAQRMQPGEVLLLENVRFHPGETRNDPELARSWADLAELYVSDAFGTAHRAHASTVGVAEHLPAYAGYLMDKEITVLSRVLAAPKRPFVAVIGGAKIKDKIGVIESLLQKVDVLLLGGGLANTFLAAKGFDVGASLYEPEQVDVARRLVEQAESRGTHLRLPVDVVTAPAPEPDAPREIVDISAIPGSSQALDIGPKTVEHYRRELMSARLILWNGPMGVFEVPPFAEGTYAVARAVADSEAESVVGGGDSLAAIEGAGLARRISHLSTGGGATLEFLEGKILPGVAVLQDRA; encoded by the coding sequence GTGAAAGCCACGATTCGCGACGTGGATGTGACCCATCGCCGGGTGTTCGTTCGAGTCGACTACAATGTGCCGATGAAAGACGGGCAGATCACCGACGATACCCGGATCCGAGCCAGTCTGCCGACGCTTGAAGACCTGATTCAACGGGGGGCCAAACTGATCCTCGCGTCGCACCTCGGCCGACCCAAGGGTACGGCCGACCCCGCGTACAGCCTTGCGCCGGTCGCCGCCCACCTCTCTCGGCTTCTCCGCCGCCCGGTGGCCTTCCCGGGCCAAGTCGCCGGGCCAGAGGTCGCCGACTTCGCCCAGCGCATGCAGCCGGGGGAGGTCCTCCTGCTGGAGAACGTGCGGTTTCACCCGGGCGAAACCCGCAACGACCCGGAACTGGCCCGGTCCTGGGCCGATCTCGCCGAACTTTACGTGAGCGATGCCTTCGGAACGGCGCACCGCGCCCACGCTTCCACCGTGGGAGTGGCCGAACATCTGCCCGCCTACGCCGGGTACCTCATGGACAAAGAGATCACCGTGCTGTCCCGGGTGCTCGCGGCCCCCAAGCGCCCCTTTGTGGCCGTCATCGGCGGGGCCAAAATCAAGGACAAAATCGGCGTCATCGAAAGCTTGTTGCAGAAAGTGGACGTGCTTCTGCTCGGCGGCGGCCTTGCCAACACCTTTCTCGCGGCCAAGGGCTTTGACGTCGGGGCATCCCTCTACGAACCTGAACAAGTCGACGTGGCCCGCCGGCTGGTCGAGCAGGCCGAATCCCGCGGAACCCACCTTCGTTTACCCGTGGATGTCGTCACCGCGCCGGCGCCAGAACCGGATGCACCCCGTGAGATCGTCGACATTTCCGCGATCCCAGGTAGTTCCCAGGCCCTGGACATCGGACCGAAAACGGTCGAACACTACCGGCGGGAGCTGATGAGTGCAAGGCTTATCCTCTGGAACGGGCCCATGGGCGTGTTCGAAGTCCCGCCCTTTGCCGAAGGTACCTACGCCGTGGCCCGGGCCGTGGCCGACTCGGAAGCGGAATCGGTGGTCGGCGGCGGAGATTCCCTGGCCGCCATTGAGGGCGCAGGACTTGCCCGCCGGATTTCCCACCTGTCCACAGGCGGAGGCGCCACCCTCGAATTCCTGGAGGGAAAAATACTCCCGGGCGTCGCCGTTTTGCAGGACCGGGCGTGA